The following nucleotide sequence is from Mucilaginibacter sp. cycad4.
ACGAATGCAGAACTGACCTACGAACGTGTTGTTTACTTCAGGTATATATGGTCAATTCTGACAAGACTCTTGGTTGCGTTCGTCGGCTTGTTCCGATCTGTTAAGCGGTATGAATGAGCGTAACAGTTTGCGGATCTTTTGTCGTGGTTCCTGCCGGATACGTTTGATCTTTGGGTAATAGGTGCCATTAAAGACTCGGCCGTTCAAGCCAGGTATTGTGTGCTGATTTTTCATGACTATCTGAATTGATAGTCAAAAATGGGGGAGTTTATTAGTTGCGGTTCGCAATTGAGGCGGTAGATACGAAAGATTTATATTCAATTATGAAATTCGCATTATTCATAAGTATTTGGAAGAGCCTCACACTTACCAAAATATTGGTAATAACGCGCGCAACTATGTAGAATTCGCTTATATTCAAAACTGGATACAGTACCTGCAAAAAATAGAAGAAATACAACTCTATCAGGACTATTGAGAAGTGGATTGTTTGTTCCATTACCCGATATTCATATTTAATTATACGATTTGAAATGGTTATAATAAATAGTTATCTATTGTCGATTGTGCTTTATTGAAGGGCGAGCTAATTGCTAAAATCGTTCGGGATTTACTTTTCCTTGAAGACGTTCTTTGTCAGTCAAGATAATGGGCACCTCGTTATTTTTTAAAGCATCGACAAAATGGTGATTCATCCACAACACTTCTAATCGATTAAAGCTTTTTCCAGTAACGCCTTTTGTTGTTGTAGTAATAGTTTTTCGCTGCCACCCATTTTGATCGGTTAACAATGAATTATATAATTCACTTTCATATCCACTTATGAAGATCATACATTTGGCCTTATTTGCCAGAGTTAAAAGTTTCTTATGAAATGATTCATCGTTCGCATCTTTATTATATCCATTGGTTCTTTTCCCTAAATATGGAGGATCCAAATACACAAGTGTTGCCGGGCGATTGATGTATTTATTGAGTATTTTAATCGCATCCTTATTTTCAATCCGAACGTCCTTTAACCTTTTTACTACCAATTTGAGCCTTTCCGGTAAATTGTTCCAGCGGTTAACCCGGGCGTCATGTCCATTTCTTGAATAAGAATCCGAATAGGAAAACCCACCACGTTCCTCACCAAAAACGCCATTTATAGCCATCATTGACTGCACCAAGAATCTCCTTGCTTTTTCAAGGTCGCTTAATCCCTCTATTACGGATCTGGCATCAATTAACTCCTGTTCAGCATAGGGTGTTAGTTCGATTTGCTCACATAAAGCAGCGCTGTTGTCCCTTAGTTGTTTAAAAAAGTTGACGATCTGATGGTCGAAGTCGTTTATAACTTCTATGGGAGCGGGCTTTTTTCTTAAAGTTAAAGCAGCGGAGCCACAAAATGCTTCCACCCAACAATTATGGGGGGGGAGATGCGTGCACAGTTGCAAAGCAATTTTATTTTTCGAGCCAAAATATCCAAACGGTGCATTTACTTTTTTCATTTTGGCAACATCCTCAATTACAGTATCCATCTTCAATTCTATCATTCTGCTACAAAAATAACCTTTTGTACGCTTCGCTATCTTCTTCCGGTTCAAACATGTCCAAAGAATATATTGGGTAATCTTCTTCGATAATCTCTAACATTTTAATTGTTTTCATATCAATATTTGCTTTGATATCAATATCTACACTATTTTCATATTGTAAAAAATGATAAGTGGCTTCAATAAATTCGGAACCGCCGACACGATGTATGCGATCCAGCGACTGTAAATATTGAGCACAATTGTAACTTAGATCGTAATAAATAGCGTGATGGCAGGTCTTATGCAATGATATAGATTCAGCACATGCGGCAGGATTCGCTATCAAAATATCTAAGCCGCTATGCTCGTCGATAAACTGATCACGAATTTTTTCTCGCGTTTCTTCAACTTTAAAAGTACCATCCTCAACCGGGGTGCCGCCAAAAATTTTCTTACAGTTTAGCCCCAATTCCAGAAAATGTTTCT
It contains:
- a CDS encoding DNA adenine methylase, which produces MDTVIEDVAKMKKVNAPFGYFGSKNKIALQLCTHLPPHNCWVEAFCGSAALTLRKKPAPIEVINDFDHQIVNFFKQLRDNSAALCEQIELTPYAEQELIDARSVIEGLSDLEKARRFLVQSMMAINGVFGEERGGFSYSDSYSRNGHDARVNRWNNLPERLKLVVKRLKDVRIENKDAIKILNKYINRPATLVYLDPPYLGKRTNGYNKDANDESFHKKLLTLANKAKCMIFISGYESELYNSLLTDQNGWQRKTITTTTKGVTGKSFNRLEVLWMNHHFVDALKNNEVPIILTDKERLQGKVNPERF